A window of Chitinispirillales bacterium ANBcel5 contains these coding sequences:
- a CDS encoding universal stress protein, with amino-acid sequence MFSRGIIATDLSEASKKLVQCARGLKPLGTRDILLLQCVRNMEATSLALSESNEVLQNILEEQKSILVEEGFSTSTEVAFGTPHNEINRIAHEQNYSFIMVGSHGHTLSRDILLGSVASEVIQSAKKPTFVVRITPKKSDNPDADERIDICDDFHSSILFPTDFSQTADTAFTYVEDMVKSGARSVTIMHVQDRIKLDKHSKKMLEEFDEIDRSRLNELKTRLLNINNGVIVNSKITYNKPSQDILAAAEKINPSIIVMGTHGRGYVQEVFMGSVSHTVTRNAKTSLLLVPLGA; translated from the coding sequence ATGTTTTCAAGAGGTATAATTGCTACAGATCTCTCGGAAGCTTCTAAAAAACTGGTGCAGTGTGCGCGAGGCTTAAAACCTTTGGGTACCAGGGATATCCTGCTTTTGCAGTGTGTACGTAATATGGAAGCGACATCACTTGCACTCTCAGAATCAAACGAAGTACTTCAAAATATTCTTGAGGAGCAAAAATCTATTCTTGTGGAAGAGGGGTTTTCAACCTCTACAGAAGTTGCATTCGGCACTCCTCACAATGAGATAAACCGCATCGCCCATGAGCAGAATTACTCATTCATAATGGTAGGTTCTCATGGTCATACACTTTCAAGAGACATTCTTCTTGGCAGTGTTGCATCCGAAGTAATACAATCTGCAAAAAAACCCACCTTTGTAGTACGTATTACTCCTAAGAAATCAGATAATCCTGATGCTGATGAGCGCATAGATATTTGTGATGATTTTCACTCCTCGATTCTCTTCCCAACAGATTTTTCTCAAACTGCCGATACCGCTTTTACCTACGTTGAAGATATGGTGAAGAGTGGCGCACGTTCAGTTACAATTATGCATGTGCAGGATCGGATTAAACTCGATAAACATTCTAAGAAGATGCTTGAAGAGTTTGATGAGATAGACCGGTCGCGGCTTAATGAACTCAAAACAAGGCTTCTTAACATAAATAATGGAGTTATTGTCAATTCTAAAATAACTTACAATAAACCCTCACAGGATATTCTTGCTGCTGCTGAAAAGATTAATCCCTCTATCATTGTGATGGGTACTCATGGCAGAGGTTATGTACAGGAAGTTTTTATGGGCAGTGTAAGCCATACGGTTACACGGAATGCCAAAACTTCTCTCTTACTTGTACCTTTAGGAGCATAG
- a CDS encoding arsenate reductase ArsC gives MEKLKVLFLCTGNSCRSQMAEGWAHQLKSDTIEPYSAGIEIHGMNQNAVKVMAEVGVDITPQHSKHVNELANIAFDYVITVCDHANETCPVFPGKVKKIHVGFDDPPRLAKNAASEEEALSHYRRVRDDIKKFIEKLPEGLN, from the coding sequence ATGGAAAAACTGAAGGTTCTCTTCCTGTGCACAGGAAATTCCTGCAGAAGTCAGATGGCGGAAGGGTGGGCACACCAGCTTAAAAGTGATACTATTGAACCCTATTCAGCTGGCATTGAGATCCACGGCATGAATCAAAATGCAGTAAAGGTGATGGCTGAAGTCGGGGTCGATATCACACCACAGCATTCAAAACACGTTAATGAATTGGCGAATATAGCCTTTGATTATGTGATCACAGTGTGCGATCATGCAAATGAAACGTGTCCGGTTTTTCCTGGTAAAGTAAAAAAGATACATGTTGGGTTTGATGATCCTCCGCGTCTTGCAAAAAACGCTGCAAGTGAAGAGGAAGCTCTGTCCCATTATCGTCGTGTAAGAGATGATATAAAAAAGTTTATTGAGAAACTTCCTGAAGGACTAAATTGA
- a CDS encoding metalloregulator ArsR/SmtB family transcription factor, translating to MNNSNLSIDRYISVTKALSDIQRVRVLLALKAGELCVCQIIEMLKLAPSTVSKHMSILKGAGLITSRKDGRWIYYRLVEKVTCEPGVWELIHLSITLLEDDERVKRDENLIKELICIGVEELCKRQKSECG from the coding sequence ATGAATAATTCAAATCTTTCTATCGACAGGTATATTTCGGTCACCAAAGCACTCTCAGATATTCAAAGAGTACGGGTGCTTCTTGCACTAAAAGCAGGTGAGCTTTGTGTTTGTCAGATTATCGAGATGCTAAAACTGGCCCCTTCTACGGTTTCAAAACACATGTCGATTCTCAAGGGAGCGGGACTTATTACATCCCGTAAAGATGGACGGTGGATCTACTACCGCCTGGTCGAAAAAGTAACGTGCGAGCCCGGGGTATGGGAATTAATACATCTCTCAATAACACTGCTTGAAGATGATGAGAGGGTAAAAAGAGACGAAAATCTTATTAAGGAGCTTATTTGTATCGGAGTTGAAGAACTATGTAAACGTCAGAAAAGTGAATGTGGGTAG